One region of Mesobacillus boroniphilus genomic DNA includes:
- the accC gene encoding acetyl-CoA carboxylase biotin carboxylase subunit, producing MIKKLLIANRGEIAVRVIRACREMEVESVAVYSEADKESLHVQLADEAYCIGPKASKDSYLNFTNIISVAKLTGCDAIHPGYGFLAENADFAELCRECNIIFVGPSPEAIQKMGTKDVARETMKEANVPIVPGSQGIVESTEDAVSLANDIGYPVIIKATAGGGGKGIRVARTEQELVKGINITQQEAMTAFGNPGVYIEKYIEDFRHVEIQVLADSYGHTIHLGERDCSIQRRLQKLLEETPSPALDGEIRAEMGEAAVKAAKAVDYTGAGTVEFIYDYRNRKFYFMEMNTRIQVEHPVTEMVTGVDLIKEQIKIASGERLNLKQEDVEFNGWAIECRINAENPAKNFMPSAGKIKMYLPPGGFGVRIDSAAYPGYTIPPYYDSMIAKVITYGSSREEAIDRMKRALGEFVVEGIHTTIPFHLKLLNHEKFVEGQFNTKFLEMHDLMKEE from the coding sequence ATGATAAAAAAATTACTGATAGCCAATAGAGGAGAAATCGCAGTCCGGGTCATCCGTGCCTGCAGGGAAATGGAAGTCGAATCCGTAGCCGTCTACTCTGAAGCAGATAAAGAATCACTTCATGTACAGCTTGCTGATGAAGCATATTGTATTGGACCGAAAGCTTCAAAAGACAGCTATTTGAATTTCACAAATATTATCAGCGTGGCAAAATTGACCGGCTGTGACGCCATCCACCCTGGATACGGCTTCCTTGCTGAAAATGCAGATTTCGCTGAGCTTTGCAGGGAGTGCAACATCATTTTCGTCGGTCCTTCTCCAGAAGCAATTCAAAAGATGGGAACGAAAGATGTTGCAAGAGAAACAATGAAAGAGGCGAATGTTCCTATTGTTCCGGGTTCACAGGGAATCGTGGAAAGTACAGAAGATGCTGTCAGCCTTGCGAACGACATCGGTTATCCTGTCATCATCAAAGCGACAGCTGGCGGCGGCGGCAAAGGAATCCGTGTTGCCAGGACAGAACAGGAGCTTGTCAAAGGGATCAATATCACCCAGCAGGAAGCAATGACAGCATTCGGGAACCCGGGAGTATATATTGAAAAATATATCGAAGATTTCCGCCATGTTGAAATACAGGTGCTTGCAGACAGCTATGGCCATACCATTCATCTGGGTGAGCGTGATTGTTCAATCCAAAGGCGCCTTCAAAAGCTGCTTGAGGAAACACCATCACCAGCCCTTGACGGAGAAATCAGGGCTGAAATGGGCGAAGCTGCGGTCAAAGCGGCAAAAGCAGTTGATTATACTGGAGCCGGCACGGTAGAATTTATTTATGATTATCGCAATCGTAAATTTTATTTCATGGAGATGAATACGCGGATACAGGTTGAACATCCTGTAACTGAAATGGTAACAGGCGTTGACTTGATCAAGGAACAGATCAAGATTGCATCAGGTGAAAGGCTGAACCTTAAGCAGGAAGATGTAGAGTTCAATGGATGGGCGATTGAATGCCGAATCAACGCAGAAAATCCAGCGAAAAACTTCATGCCATCAGCAGGCAAAATTAAAATGTATCTCCCTCCAGGCGGATTTGGTGTTAGAATAGATTCAGCGGCATATCCTGGTTATACAATCCCGCCTTACTATGATTCAATGATTGCGAAGGTCATTACTTATGGAAGCAGCCGGGAAGAAGCGATTGACCGCATGAAGAGAGCGCTTGGTGAGTTTGTGGTCGAAGGTATCCACACGACCATACCGTTCCATCTCAAGCTGCTAAACCATGAGAAATTCGTGGAAGGGCAGTTCAATACGAAGTTTTTAGAAATGCATGATCTTATGAAAGAAGAATAA
- the accB gene encoding acetyl-CoA carboxylase biotin carboxyl carrier protein yields the protein MLKVQEIRELIKLVDQSSIDEFSYEYEGSKIKMKKHGAVKSVVEHVQPAAPAPQPVPAVQETQRPEPKVEAAAVQEVKQEEVQDTSNLHKIVSPMVGTFYQSSSPEADAYVKAGSKVSKDSIVCIVEAMKLFNEIEAEVNGEIVEVLVKDGQLVEYGQALFLVKPE from the coding sequence ATGTTAAAAGTACAGGAAATCAGAGAGCTAATTAAATTAGTGGACCAATCAAGCATTGACGAGTTTTCATACGAATATGAAGGATCAAAGATCAAAATGAAGAAGCATGGAGCAGTCAAGTCTGTGGTTGAGCACGTTCAGCCAGCTGCACCAGCTCCACAGCCAGTACCAGCAGTCCAGGAAACTCAACGCCCTGAGCCTAAGGTCGAAGCGGCAGCAGTCCAGGAAGTGAAGCAGGAAGAAGTTCAGGATACTTCCAATTTACATAAGATCGTTTCACCAATGGTCGGAACTTTCTATCAATCTTCATCTCCGGAAGCAGATGCTTATGTAAAAGCAGGCTCAAAGGTCAGCAAAGATTCAATTGTATGCATCGTTGAAGCGATGAAACTTTTCAACGAGATCGAAGCAGAAGTAAATGGAGAAATTGTTGAAGTTCTTGTTAAAGACGGCCAGCTGGTTGAATACGGCCAAGCTTTATTCCTGGTTAAGCCCGAATAA